Genomic window (Sphingosinicella microcystinivorans):
CGAATGGGCGAAGCTGAAGGCGGACCGGAGCCTCGTTCCCAACGCCGTCTCCGAACTGATCCGCTGGCAGACGCCGCTCGCGCACATGCGGCGCACGGCGCGGCAGGACACCGAGCTTGGCGGCAAGATCATCCGCAAGGGCGACAAGGTGGTGATGTGGTACATCTCCGCCAACCGCGACACCGAGGTCTTCGCCGACCCCGACCGCGTCGATTTCAGCTGCGAGAACGCGCGGCGGCACCTGTCGTTCGGCTACGGCATCCACCGCTGCGTCGGGGCGCGGCTGGCCGAGCTGCAACTCTCGATCCTGATCGAGGAAATGCTCGCGCGCGGCATGGACGTGGAAGCCGTCGCGCCGCCGGTGCGGGTGCCGTCGCCGTTCATCAACGGCTACAAGGAGCAGAGGGTCCGCATCACAAGGACCTGACGCGAGCTATGCGCTCAGTGCATGGATGTTAGAATATTTCACCGGCTACTCACTGATGCTGCGCTGCACCATATGTCTCCCTGTCGCCACAGACGGCGGCAAACCATGGAGGCAGACATGATCTACGCTTATGCGAAGGCCGCGACGATGGCTTTCCCGCAGGATGGGCAGACCGTGCAGCCGACCAAGCTTCGTGAAGCGCGCGGCCTCGCTGACCTGTTCAGCGAGCGCAGCCGCGACATGCAGTTGTTCCACGCCTGGCGCCCGTAACCACGGGCCTCAGGCTTTCAGGAGCCGCAAGGTCGGCCACGCGCCGATGACGGTTCGGGAAACGGGCGTAACGCCGCACACGCGGTACGCCGCTTCCACCGCCTCGGCCTGACCCGCGAGCAACCCGGCGAGGACCAGCGTCCCGCCGGGGGCAAGCGCCGCCGAGACGGACGGCGCCATTTCAATGAGCGGCCCGGCGAGGATGTTCGCCACGACGAGATCGAACGGCCCGCGCGCGGCAAGCGCCGCATCTTCCAGACCATCGGCGACGTAGAGCGCGATTTCGCCCGCTGCCTCCCCGATGTTAACCATGTTCACTTCTGTATTCTCGCGCGAAACCTTGATCGCGATGGGGTCGATGTCGCTCGCCGTGACACGCGCCGTGGGCCACGCCTTCACGACGGCAAGCGCGAGGATCGCCGTGCCCGTGCCGAGATCGAGCGCGTTCTCCGGCGTGAAATCGAGCGCGTCGAGCGTCAGCAGGCAGCCCGTCGTCGTCGCGTGCTGGCCGGTGCCGAAGGCGAGGCCCGCCTCGATCTGAAGCCCGATGCGGCCCGGCGGGAGCGCATCGGCATCCGCCGCGGTGTGGACGAAGAAGCGCCCGGCCTCGACGGGATCGAGCCCGGCCTGGCTCAGCGTCACCC
Coding sequences:
- a CDS encoding 50S ribosomal protein L11 methyltransferase, which codes for MTTWKLTFACKRAEADLFTGDVPALADFDPPPVLMTSEPDESRPDDWQLDVYTEEHPPQALIEVVSALLPSAKGAHTLVALEDEDWVTLSQAGLDPVEAGRFFVHTAADADALPPGRIGLQIEAGLAFGTGQHATTTGCLLTLDALDFTPENALDLGTGTAILALAVVKAWPTARVTASDIDPIAIKVSRENTEVNMVNIGEAAGEIALYVADGLEDAALAARGPFDLVVANILAGPLIEMAPSVSAALAPGGTLVLAGLLAGQAEAVEAAYRVCGVTPVSRTVIGAWPTLRLLKA